The proteins below are encoded in one region of Styela clava chromosome 4, kaStyClav1.hap1.2, whole genome shotgun sequence:
- the LOC144422135 gene encoding uncharacterized protein LOC144422135, with translation MACKQENQKSGTKNKYEKKFGSAPHSEYEDPNQLKEGASNSKPDDQNRQAQYAQENRSDYEDRDFSTINIAQLTSYEDFSPDRRTTSSEEKRNDYKDRNFSTINIAQLTSYEDFSPDRRATSSEEKRKEYKDRDFSTINIAHLTSYEDFSPDRRATSSEDIREIDKILFERMTMLEKRMKTLENRQDAAKGVNSETKISEPKKAESKVKDTPTPDAIKPIKRKERTLQSLLDELDNCFMTGRKSKANFCLSEIKKLMTSSTRPKAAEVTEIADKYFDNSSYIKAAVLLSWAAELHVSDSDPDTAGHEISSCAYKYDQVIRHMKDIGGRMHTIAEDFGVNIILKMLGNLRDVTSVNAEVMFEYETWTLSNVGVSHSRLNHNLDSITYFREGMDLFERKYKSSAMEHYFYGQLLHNTGVAHSHLGNYAEAEKHFLDALKSYNASNDWEYEGQKGSEITKTEERLNLLRQRSKDK, from the exons ATGGCTTGCAAACAAGAAAATCAAAAGTCTGGGACTAAAAATAAGTATGAGAAGAAATTTGG GTCCGCACCACATTCGGAGTATGAAGACCCGAATCAATTGAAAGAGGGCGCAAGTAATTCTAAACCAGATGATCAGAACAGGCAGGCCCAGTATGCACAAG AAAATAGGAGCGATTACGAAGACAGAGATTTCAGTACAATCAATATTGCGCAGCTTACTTCGTACGAAGACTTCTCTCCTGATAGAAGAACCACAAGCTCAGAAG AAAAAAGAAACGACTACAAAGACAGAAATTTCAGTACAATTAACATTGCACAGCTTACTTCGTACGAAGACTTCTCTCCTGATAGGAGAGCCACAAGCTCAGAAG aaaaaagaaaagaatacAAAGACAGAGATTTCAGTACAATTAACATTGCACATCTTACTTCGTACGAAGACTTCTCTCCTGATAGAAGAGCCACAAGCTCAGAAG atattcGGGAAATCGATAAAATATTATTCGAGCGGATGACGATGTTAGAAAAGAGAATGAAAACTTTGGAAAATCGTCAAGATGCAGCAAAAGGAGT AAACTCAGAAACGAAAATCTCCGAACCAAAGAAAGCAGAGTCAAAAGTAAAAG ATACACCAACACCAGATGCTATAAAACCGATAAAAAGGAAAGAACGTACTCTGCAATCGTTACTGGATGAGCTTGACAACTGTTTTATGACAGGGAGAAAATCAAaagcaaatttttgtttgagCGAGATCAAGaaattgatgacgtcatcaactAGACCCAAAGCAGCCGAGGTAACAGAAATCGCcgataaatattttgataactCATCCTATATCAAAGCTGCTGTTTTGCTTTCTTGGGCGGCTGAGCTGCATGTTTCGGATTCCGACCCAGATACGGCTGGACATGAAATCTCTTCTTGTGCTTACAAATATGATCAAGTCATTAGACATATGAAGGATATCGGAGGAAGAATGCACACAATAGCCGAAGACTTTGGTGtgaatattattctaaaaatgcTTGGAAATCTACGAGACGTCACATCGGTTAATGCCGAGGTTATGTTTGAatatgaaacttggactttaagtAACGTAGGTGTGTCTCATTCAAGGTTAAATCACAATTTAGATTCAATCACGTATTTTCGCGAGGGAATGGATTTGTTTGAGAGAAAATACAAAAGCAGTGCAATGGAGCACTATTTTTATGGCCAATTACTACACAACACAGGAGTGGCTCATTCGCATTTAGGAAATTACGCCGAAGCTGAAAAACACTTTCTTGATGCCCTTAAATCATACAACGCTTCAAACGACTGGGAATACGAAGGACAGAAAGGGtctgaaataacaaaaactgaAGAAAGGTTAAATCTATTACGTCAGCGTTCTAAAGATAAATGA